The Littorina saxatilis isolate snail1 linkage group LG1, US_GU_Lsax_2.0, whole genome shotgun sequence nucleotide sequence gtaaacttgaccttgtcatgaccttcaaacttggcatgggtcaagaaaactttcctcggacttcagggtcattgaaatcagcgctaatcccagaagaagatAAGCTCTTACTTTCAAAAAAAGTTGCAGGTTTTCCctcggttctatctggtaatgaccttgttgtgaccttgaaaattgagaattgttaatcagatgattttcatgtctagagatgcgccaatcccagaagaagatggagtttgaaagcttttacttacacacaagttgcagaaaatggtattttccctcggtttataaataataataataataacgggcatttataaagcaaGCCTttacgctgacgatcacgaaggctctcctgctactcagatgagtaacaaagttcatttttcaaatattcagcatcattataattattggctctagctcttatcagaaataatgctacctcttAAAATtgaaatacattatgctctgaaccagattaCTCTCCCttctgttattttttgtttcaagctttaaacactatcactagcatttttaccatagcattaaaccaaaaaacaccattaagttgtcatattttgctcgtgcattgctaaatgtatgtagataaactttgaAAGTCAAAAATGGGGTTCTCGAAATTATgcatgtcacactgaactcgcacaacaaagcgacatttttggggggaaacgtctcgcacgctttactgggctgggggttaggaagattggaaggtcatagtGATATAGCATAcggttcaaatccattcatattttacaaATATTATGcaaagacatcatacttgacgaaaatatatctATTGAAGCCAAAgaacaatactagtcttgtgtgaatttatttttaatcaaaacttacctacattttggacgacgtctttaCTGTTTTTAGGGTAAGgttaataataatgatactgccaccagcatcctcggccaaatcagtcgcaaattgttttgtgataatcaaaagataccaactatgacatttatatgtaaaaagtacaagtttgagttcgtaatttgtatgagaacttcttttttcagaggcaagcgtctgacATACTTGTGCATCACTCTTCTAGGTATAGTTGAAATttgactgagaagagaaagtgcgccctagaatatttcttgttaacatcgatttttatgtttgGCAGGCCCCAAGCTTCCCAAAAATACCCATCTGGtagagtccgcttttgggtgcacggtcagccctccgccgtgacggagtataCAGTCAGAGATCTATTCAACACATTCACGTACTCCATAACTTCCTCTCTCTCGTAGCAAATCCGCATCCAAGGGTGGGTGTCTTTGTAGTCCTCGTTTAACTTAAGATGTTCTGGCATCCATAGAATCATCACACCTTCTAGTGTGTCGTCTGACGTGCACAGATGgtctacccaggaactctctgaTTTACTGCACGTGTAACAGTGTCCGTAGATACATGTTGCATTTGCttctgaaaaaaatacaaaaacaacaacacaacaattaCTGTCGCTTCACGGGATACTCCTGGCGAAAAAGTCACGCGaagcaatatcaaaacattcAACCTGTCGGCCTAAACctaaaacatcaacactgaaaaccGGCCATCACAAAGATTTACAGTAAACCCGAAGACCGAGAGGGATTGCGATTGTCTcggcgaagcatgcgaacataGTTCGTACCCAATTTGCAGCCATTTTTAGAGTACACATGaccatctatatatttttggattcataaAAAGATAAGGAATAGAATGCAATAACGTTTAAATCTCTTGGTAAACAATCGATTTTAATCCCacctttaatgagcaaacttattTTTAGCTTCCAAGCTatacaatcccatagtccggactgagcgaaagattgcttgaccaaaatttcaaacaatttggtagaaaaatgaagccgtcacagtgccgcctcaacgttcacgaaaagacggatatgacgtcatcaaagacatttatcgaaaaaaattagaaataaacgaCGGGAATTTTCACcaagcaaacatacaaacaaacacacacacaaacaaacaaacaaacaaacaaacaaacctggcACATTATACACCGTTTCTCGAAGATAGTCCGTGGCTGCAGGCAAGATTTCCTTGCTCAGTTTCAGAACTCGTCCTACTGCCAGCGGCGTTCGGCGAAATCCCAACACTCTGTAAAGCATGTCCGGGGAAGGGCTcgtaatatggaccactttgtTTCTCTTTGATAAATAGCTGGTTTTGCtggcgaagaagtttcatttttgCTTGGTGGTTGGTCTCTGTTCAGTTAACCTTTAGGCTTAGTTAAAATCATTAGGTACGCTAAATGAAAAACTGAAAATTTTGCAAATGATCCATATTTTGCGCCTGGGCAATTTAAACTGTCTGACATTTAGTTTTTACGCTGCAAAATGTGGgatttaaaataatttttttttattaaagacTAACGTTTTAGTGGTGTGCGAAAACCCGGATGTTTTTGACACACGCAAGTTATTGAAAAGGTAAATATTGGGAATGAAATAGAAATTAAGCGCTCCTGCGTTGTTATTTTCTCAGAACTAAAGTGGTCCACATAATTAGCCAGTTTATATTACGAGGTTTTGTCCTACATTTCAAATCAAGATGAGAAAAACACAGTCAAACAACAAAATGGAATCGAGGTATTTCTGTGTTTTGCCGTCTTattttgagaaagagagagagagagagagagagagagagagagagagagagagagagagagagagagagagagagagaaagagagagagagagagagagagactttctaAAGTGACGTTTCtgtgctttgacgtcaaagattgcaccaggctttggaagagatcggggttccaaaagaagcgtcttgtacgcctcgactgcgggacgttttgagtaaaatacacgtaattTCAGTATGtaagataaacagaatactacatggctagctgtgtcgtaccagatttacattcgttgctttttcaaatattgaaaatctcgccttcgctcgcagttcaatattttagaAAAGCagctcgtgtaaatctggtacgacacagcaagccatgtagtattctctatatatccATTATCATAATCGGTATGCTTTCTTCAAGCATATATCTTGGTTCTCACAGAAACCCATCATTCTGTCGCGACATCCGGTCAAAACAAGTTTTAAACACAGTGATTTAATCGAATTTGTCAAGAAGAAACCGGTCAAACAAAACATTAATTAGAACGAACAACCACTTGCAGATTTCCTTGTTTAAAAGTGAACAGCCTTGATGTTCTCTGTAAAAATATGAATGTTGTAAAAGCTActttttacaaaattaattcattaagaaaaaAACGAACTTACCAAAGTAAGCAATCAGGgtgttggtttttacatttagtcaagttttgactaaatgttttaacgtagagggggaatcgagacgagggtcgtggtgtatgtttaggcacagttaataattgtctacctatacccgtgtgacttggaataataggccgtgaaaggtaaatatgcgccgaaatggctgcaatctactggccgtataaaatttcatctcacacggcatcactgcagagcgcctagaactgtacccacggaatatgcgcgatataagattcattgattgattgattgattgatatgtgtgtgtgtgtgtctgtgtgtctgtctgtgcgtgtgtgtgtgtagagcgattcagactaaactactggaccgatctttatgaaattttacatgagagttcctgggaataatatccccggacgttttttttcgttttttcgataaatgtctttgatgacgtcatatccggctttttataaagttgaggcggcactgttacaccctcatttttcaatcaaattgtttgaaattttggccaagcaatcttcgacgaaggccagacttcggtattgcatttcagcttggtggtttaaaaattaattaatgactttggtcattaaaaatctgaaaattgtaaaaaaaaaaaataattataaaacgatccatatttacgttcatcttattcttcatcattttctgagtccaaaaacatataaatatgttataattggattaaaaacaagctctgaaaattaaaaatataaaaattatgatcaaaattaaagaTTCGaattcaatttaaaaacactttcatgttattccttgtcggttcctgattccaaaacacatatagatatgatatgtttggattaaaaacacgctcagaaagttaaaacgaagagaggtacagtaaagcgtgctatgaagcacagcgcaaccgctaccgcgccaaacaggctcgtcactttcactgccttttgcactagcggcggactacgttcagtttcattcagtgagttccacagcttgactaaatgtagtaatttcgccttacgcgacttgttggtatgtgtctaagtgaaGGATTCTCTGGTGCCATGTAAACGTCTGGCCAGCGAGGCAGTGAGCCGAAGTGTTTTCACaaaaaggactgtgcctttaaacgtaGATTGGTTGCCTGACAAAAAATACTGTATATATatccccttccttctttttcttcttctgcgttcgtgggctgaaactcccacgtacactcgtgtttttgcacgagtggaattttacgtgtatgaccgtttttaccccaccatttaggcagccatacgccgctttcggaggaagcatgctgagtatttgtgtgtttctataacccaccaaactttgacatggattacaggatattttccgtgcgcacttggtcttgtacttgcgtgtacacacgaagggggataagccactagcaggtctgcacataagttgacctgggagatcggaaaaatctccaccaggcggccgcggccgggattcgaaccctcgatcTTCCGATTAataggccgacgtcttaccaccccgccacagcgcccgtctatcCCCTTCCAAAATCGAACACACATAGCACACAGTTATGAAGAAAATAGAGCATTACCTGGAAAGATGAAACGCCGCAATCTCAGCATAAGGAATATCGTGCACATTACATAGATTGTCACTCCATACGAAACCTCGTGCGTTCCTGACGATTCAAAGGAGAGGCAGCGGTAAAACCGTTATAATTTATAGGTATCATATGACAATATATAATCATACTGGGACGGCTGACAGGCAAGCTATTTATTGCATGCGACATGGGAATAAATGTTTGTTCTAGTACTATAAACGGTTTTATCACAAAGTTCAACACCAAAGTGCATCTGGTTCGTATTCTCAATGAATAGTAACGTGTAAATGAGATCACCCACacggaaaagtataacaaacatAACTTGTTAATAAcgtttcacaacaacaacaacaacaacaacaacaacaacaacaacaacaacaacaacaacaacaacaacaacaacaacaacaacaacaacaacaacaacaaccatcatCCACAAGGCAGATTTATAACGAAAGAGTTCTCACCATTTGGGTTTGAAGAGAACCTGTTGCCTTCCCTCAAGTGTCAGTAGGAGCTTGAGCTGATTGCCCGTATGTCTGCCTGGGTCGTCAGCTTCCGTTATTCGGGCCGTCGCCATCATATTCAGCACGGCACCTTGCAAACCACCACCAGCAATTTGACATTTTTTCCCCTGTACTATCAAATCGGATATATCTAATGTATGTAATAATACAAGAATgaacgtgagtgtgtgtgtgtgtgtgtgtgtgtgtgtgtgtgtgtgtgtgtgtgtgtgtgtgtgtgtgtgtgtgtgtgtgtgtgtgtgagccacATTGTAACACCGTGCTACCCTTTTCTCGCACTCACCTAGCTCTGGTGCCTGGTCTGGCAGTAACTCTCTGGAAGTGGCCCACTTTCTGGGCACCTCCCAAGGTGACACGCCTGGAGGCAATGTGTAGTTAAAGTCCAGGCGGTATTTCCCGATAAATGTGTTCACAACATCCTCATTGAAATGTTGTGTCATCGAGTCATCATTGTTGGCTGTTGACAATAATAGGATATCCATTTGAAACTGCCAACCATCATATTAAAGCTTTATTTCTCACTAACACTTGTACAGTCTTGCAAATTAAAGATGAAAACCGTTCCCCTGTAAATTACCGTGTGCACCACTATAGCTCTGCGCACATTTTtaaatggggaaaaaaagtcGTCCTTCTACCACATATCAACAGTCTAGCAGCTTCCTCTGCAGAATGAGATTGATTTGATGAAGTAATTTCGTAGATTGGCGTAGGGGTCCCTGACGAAATTAACTGTGAACTGCAAATACTTAATTGCCATTctacacagaaagcagccaggctgcggatacaatacaaaacaatacgatacaatacgttacaatacaatacaatacaatacaatacaatacaatacaatacaatacaacacagtacaatacaatacaatacaatacaatacaatacaatacagtacaatacaatacaatacaaaggTATTGTCTGATTGTCAATACAAACAGATCGTTTTTCTTTAAGCTCGTTACATaccaaaacaaagtaaattgGATCACAACAAATAAAGACAATTACACCTTAGTACTCGCATCACATTCAGTCATAAACACATGTCTTAAATTCACACGTGTTGTTTTCATTGCGTGCTGCTGTTACTATTGAATATGTGTGTTGTTTATATTGCTTGTATCGCGATTCTTTTTGGAGATGTGTTTTGCTTCTGATGGTGTGTTGTTCTTGCTTCTTGTAAATGGTCATCGGATGAGACTACACTAAGTGCTGATACTCCTCAGGGATGTGTGTTATCCCCAGCTCCGTTCTCAATCTATAACACTGATCACATACGAGGCAAACAATCCATAACCTGTTTATTCTATGCATTATATTATCACAAATGTTgagtgcgcgcgcacgcgtgcatgtacgtgtgtgtgcgtgtgtgtgtgtgcgtgcgtgcatgcgtgcgtgtgtgtgtgtgtgtgtgtgtgtgtgtgtgtgtgtgtgtgtgtgtgtgtgtaatgcaaGTGGCTTGTATTGTTACACCAAAGACCAGGTACCTTGTTGTAAGATTTCGCCGTTTTGTTTCTTGAGTGATTCTCGCTGTTGTTGAAGTTGTTGTAACAGCTGTTTTTGATCTCCATTCGGCTGGTCGATACTATTTTGCCGCTGCACAGGCTCTTTGGCATCGTGTGATCGTAACTGAACAAAACTGTCGACGGGAAAATATCTGATATCTCTCTCACTATGGAGCAAAACGATGTAGATGGTGAAACAACCGATCACTGCACAGACGAGAAGGATGAGCCTAGGATTGAGTATGGCATATCGTTTAAAAATCCTCCGATAAAGGCTTGCCTGGAACACAGACCAAAAACACCACacggagacaaacagacagacggacggacggacacacacacaaacacacacacacacgtgcgatcgcacacacacaaggaaaacATTATTGTTCTTCAGATGATAGATACAGTCTAGCATTGATTGTGTAAAGTATGTGTGGATTGAAAATGAACGTATTTCTAttgcaaagaaaaacaaacttgaGCATATTGTACACAGCCATTATGAGTACTGGAGCATGGAAGCCAGCGAGGTGCGAGACAATGCGGACTACGATAGCACAATGTACTCAGACTTTCGCTAGCTGTTAGTGATGGCAAAAAGCATGGTGCCGCACATGTGCAGCGCAGTTTTAATATAATTATAATATAAATGATAtccttgtttttactacctattttattcatgtttttattacttaattagtggaagaatctgttgtaatgtatgtttgatggtgtatgcttttaatcaagcgttgctgactatgaatgtagatgtaaatgcttgtataactgtgtttgaattttaaatgtgtcaagagcaaagagcataattgtaaagttatgatgttgcgctatataaatgctcatttattattattattattaaacgtaATATTCAGCTGGTAAAAAGCATTGGAAAatgagtgccgcctcaactttcacaaatagtcgtatatgacgtcatcaaatacatccatacaaaaaatgaaaataaacgtCTGggtatatcatacccaggaactctcatttggagtttcatgaagatcagtcgaGTAGTTTTCTCGCAAtcgctttatacacacacacacacacacatacacacacacacacacacacacacacacacatacacacactcacgcgcgcgcgcacgcacacacacacacacacacacacacacacacacacatacacacacacacacacacatacatacatacatgcatgggTTGTTCTTTGGAGTTGGGTACCACAGAGGGTCTTTGGATTGAAataataagtttgacagtttttacattgagtcaagttttgacttaatgttttaacatagagggggaatcgaggtgagggtagtggtgtatgtgtgtgtgtgtgtgtgtgtgtgtgtgtgtgtgtgtgtatgtgtgtgcgtgtgtgtgtgtgtgtgtgtgtgtgtgtgtgtgtgtgtgtgtgtgtgtgtgtaaagtcattccaagaaaactactggaccgatcttcatgaaacttcacatgagaattcctgagcataatatccccagacgttttttttctccattttttggataaatgtctttgatgacgtcatatccggatttttgtgaaagttgaggcagcactgtcacgctctcattttttcaaccaaattggttgacattttggtcaagtaatcttcgacgatgcccggactttggtattgcatttcagcttggaggcttaaacaaattaattaatgagtttgctcattaaagttgtcattaaaatgaaattacgttaaacaccaaataaagaaagaattaaaatgaaattgtcgcaaacagatttaaaattgattgcattgtattccttgtCTTCTTctaaattcaaaaatatatagatatgtcatgtttactcaaATGTGCTGAGAATGAAACAAAACAGGTTCAGTgagtactacggacgcgtggttcgcggcggcgagcgtgaTCCGtcgtcttcggtatggttagccgagactatctgaatgtagtctcggcgatgattggtttgtagtgttgatcttgactaaatgtttttatatcgcttcacgcgacttgttttttgttactacgcttctgtgtgtgtttctgaatGTTGCTTGATGATATTTTAAGCcattaaacaatttttttttttaaagtaacgTTTTGTGTATTCGTATTTTTGGCAAATACGTCCAATCGAGAGGTCAAAATGGCGGGTAATTTGTGACATACTGTGGGATGAAGCAATAACTACGTCGCACGGAATGAAAAACACACGAAAAAGCCCATGAACAGTTTGTAACTCATCATAAACGCATGCATTTTTAAATAATGTTTAGTACAATGGGTTGCAGAAGATCAACACAATCTGACATATTAACCATAGTTGTATGTGGTGAACTTTGTAACGTGTCGTTTCACAGCAGCCAGAACTTTATTTGCAGAACACAGACCCACTTATCATAAACGTACGACTATTTTTTGCTTTCACGAGTTTAGCACACTTCGTAACACGCGTTTAGAACGCAAGAAGAAAGCAAATAACGTCCACAGTTTTTGCAATCTGTCCATTTAAAACTGTCAGAGCATTTGCTTTCCCCTTTCTCCTGTTACgatgttatttttttgtttgttcttctgtACTAAACTACAACAGCAATCTTGGGGACGGATATCCTATGCACCCGTTGTACCGTTGCGTGGTAACGTCGCCACTAGCCGACGGTTTGAAGTTTCGTTTTTTATTTGCTCGCTCATGTTACGATGTCATTTTAACCATTCGTTGCTGCGCTAATggtaagctttttttttaagttcaCGAAATATTTCTATATTTTTATGCTGACAGTGTCCTAAAGATCACATGAACGCATTGttgttatgggggccaggaggcccccattctatacggatagtttcgaggttgaccatgggcagcgccattttgttgtgaaatacgtcatcagtttgtgtacacaggaagttgtgacatccgtcaccctatgggagggttgaaggcaacattgttcatcagtagaaagttgtgaaatccgtcaccctatgggaggggtgaaggcaaaattggtcatcactgaatttgtgtaacacaggaagttgtgaaatacgtcactctatgggaggggtgacggcaaaattgttcaacaaaaacatcataggccgATCTGTTACAGGgttaaccgcaacaaactcaaaccattcatactactctgcatttgagtgacttatataccaacattttttatgtcttattttcagcacaggtgtaggaaaaatcatgaaccaaaatgttatttattttctaatttaacatttgttttacaaatttgaccatggtctttcaaacatacagtgacattaaacattgttatgttaaaaaaaaagaagaaaaagaaaagcttttgtgcacaaatcagaaaatacattgtacattttacctacaggccaaacaagagatccaagcaagttgcactgatctaaaaatatatttttagatcgatggcaagttgtcaaaaacaggcgcttgcatttggatgtgtccaatgatagtaggtttggttgtgatcaatcagaataatgtaggaataaaaatgtatgacagtttggtatgatgacatgtaattcacatatgctgaaatataaaatcatacatcatataatattagtatggctgttgccatgaccatgaaccgcaagaaaggtttaatgttatgtaaattaaaataccaaaatcaagcacctattaatctggtctacggcgcggga carries:
- the LOC138978644 gene encoding glycosaminoglycan xylosylkinase-like isoform X1; this translates as MASLYRRIFKRYAILNPRLILLVCAVIGCFTIYIVLLHSERDIRYFPVDSFVQLRSHDAKEPVQRQNSIDQPNGDQKQLLQQLQQQRESLKKQNGEILQQANNDDSMTQHFNEDVVNTFIGKYRLDFNYTLPPGVSPWEVPRKWATSRELLPDQAPELGAVLNMMATARITEADDPGRHTGNQLKLLLTLEGRQQVLFKPKWNARGFVWSDNLCNVHDIPYAEIAAFHLSRVLGFRRTPLAVGRVLKLSKEILPAATDYLRETVYNVPEANATCIYGHCYTCSKSESSWVDHLCTSDDTLEGVMILWMPEHLKLNEDYKDTHPWMRICYEREEVMDLLRNTSHCSAVQNSISQPPLYSKTRTNPFYNNSALFLDLIDASIFQYIINNADRKVSVMEGPDSVRSFVMMDNGKSFQNPHGDERLILAPLFQCCMVRQTTYERLRVLEKGVLSSVMREVLKADPVSPVLTDPHLTAMDRRLAHVILEIQECARTQGPSHVFR